The DNA region CGCTCGAATAAGTTGTAACCACTCTTGTAAAAAGTGATTCACTTGGTGTTTTTCATCAGCGTGATGCATGCTCGGATTTGGAACCTCGTAGCTTGCTTGTAGTCGAGAAACACCTTGGCTTCTGACTACTTCAGCAAGCTGAGCGTCATGGTAAAGACGCACATCTATCTGCGTTTCTCGTAATCCTGGCAACTGCTTCAACAATGCCTGTTGTTCAATTCTTACTTCGGTTGTGTACGGCGCCGTTTCTAGCACAGTCACGGCAAAGCGTAATTGTTGACCAACTTTGATGATTTTCGAACCTGATTGCTTCACACCAGCAATCATTGGGCGCAGCGCAGCATAGTTGATTGCCGCCAGCCGTTGGAGGGCTGCGAGATCAAACTTATAGCGCTTTCGAATAACATCAGTTGTCATAAATCCTCGAATTGACGTTTATGTAATTGCAACCATTGTAGCCCAATCACACTCGCCGCATTGTTAATTTTTCCCGCTTCTAACAACTGCACAACGTCGCCGTATGGCAACACATGTACGCGAATATCCTCATTTTCTGTTGCCAAACCCGCATGTCGCGCAGCTTTATCGCTATCTACTAGGGCAATATAAATTGAAATTTTTTCGGTACAGCCACCAGGTGTGGAT from Pseudidiomarina andamanensis includes:
- a CDS encoding DUF1249 domain-containing protein, yielding MTTDVIRKRYKFDLAALQRLAAINYAALRPMIAGVKQSGSKIIKVGQQLRFAVTVLETAPYTTEVRIEQQALLKQLPGLRETQIDVRLYHDAQLAEVVRSQGVSRLQASYEVPNPSMHHADEKHQVNHFLQEWLQLIRANGYFQEV